One window of Desulfovibrio sp. X2 genomic DNA carries:
- a CDS encoding 5-formyltetrahydrofolate cyclo-ligase yields the protein MKTIPYDDKGAIRSRMTARRRELSPTLRASLSARAQARIMALPAFAEAAVVLLYSPVRGETATEALIDALWARGATVLLPRCRPEEPGCMDLACVSCAADLRPGSFGILEPDPARCPPLEDLQGGVRPDLAIIPGVAFDRSGMRLGMGAGYYDRLLAAPGMEHCLRLGLAYDFQIVTKLPREPWDCPMHIVISENETIEVAL from the coding sequence ATGAAAACCATTCCGTACGACGACAAGGGCGCGATACGAAGCCGCATGACGGCGAGGCGCAGGGAACTCTCCCCCACGCTGCGCGCCTCCCTCTCGGCCCGCGCCCAGGCGAGGATCATGGCCCTGCCCGCCTTCGCCGAGGCCGCCGTGGTCCTGCTCTACTCCCCCGTGCGCGGCGAGACGGCCACCGAGGCCCTGATAGACGCCTTGTGGGCGCGCGGGGCCACGGTGCTGCTGCCGCGCTGCCGCCCGGAGGAGCCGGGCTGCATGGACCTGGCCTGCGTCTCGTGCGCCGCGGACCTGCGGCCCGGGAGCTTCGGCATCCTCGAGCCCGATCCCGCGCGCTGCCCGCCGCTCGAAGACCTGCAAGGCGGCGTGCGGCCGGACCTCGCCATCATCCCCGGCGTGGCCTTCGACCGCTCGGGCATGCGCCTGGGCATGGGCGCGGGCTACTACGACCGCCTCCTGGCCGCGCCCGGCATGGAGCACTGCCTGCGCCTCGGGCTGGCCTACGATTTTCAGATCGTCACGAAACTGCCTCGCGAGCCGTGGGATTGCCCCATGCACATCGTCATCAGCGAAAACGAAACCATCGAGGTGGCTTTATGA
- a CDS encoding polyphenol oxidase family protein, with protein sequence MKNIPTPFCIPFAFPGVPGVRCVFGTRIGGYSGSPFDKANVSLDVGDDPAKVRSNRQAIKQEQGFTFWQELRQVHGTDMVFDPEPRDIGDGPTGEGDGLATSLPGQALVIKTADCQPILLAHASGKYVAALHVGWRGNVQNFPGRGVAAFCAHYGLDPADVLAVRGPSLGPAASEFVNFADEFGDDFKAFHDEAKKTVDLWRLTRLQLREAGLRPGNIFGLDLCTHSLADAFFSYRRREKTGRQASIVWIRG encoded by the coding sequence ATGAAGAACATCCCCACTCCGTTCTGCATCCCCTTCGCGTTCCCCGGCGTGCCCGGCGTGCGTTGCGTCTTCGGCACGCGCATCGGGGGCTACTCCGGCAGCCCCTTCGACAAGGCCAACGTCTCCCTGGACGTGGGCGACGACCCGGCCAAGGTCCGCTCCAACCGCCAGGCCATCAAGCAGGAGCAGGGCTTCACCTTCTGGCAGGAGCTGCGCCAGGTGCACGGCACGGACATGGTCTTCGATCCCGAGCCGCGCGACATCGGCGACGGCCCCACGGGCGAGGGCGACGGCCTGGCCACCTCCCTCCCCGGTCAGGCCCTGGTCATAAAGACCGCGGACTGCCAGCCGATCCTCCTGGCACACGCCTCGGGCAAGTACGTGGCCGCGCTGCACGTGGGCTGGCGGGGCAACGTGCAGAACTTCCCCGGCCGCGGAGTGGCCGCCTTCTGCGCGCACTACGGCCTCGATCCGGCCGACGTACTGGCCGTGCGCGGCCCCTCCCTCGGCCCGGCGGCGAGCGAGTTCGTGAACTTCGCGGACGAGTTCGGCGACGACTTCAAGGCGTTTCACGACGAGGCGAAGAAGACCGTGGACCTCTGGCGGCTCACGCGCCTGCAGCTGCGCGAGGCGGGGCTCAGGCCCGGCAACATCTTCGGCCTGGATCTGTGCACCCACTCCCTGGCCGACGCCTTCTTCTCCTACCGCCGCCGGGAAAAGACCGGCAGGCAGGCGAGCATCGTCTGGATCAGGGGCTAG